The genomic DNA CTGTAAATTACAGTTCTTAAACACGAGCAGATTCACTCCAAGCAAACACAATGATCAAGCCTTCATCTAACATAGGCCCCTGGCAGGATTGGTCGGAATATCTAGAAAGAAGCAAAGACCCCCGGGTACTGGCCAAAGTATGTCTCTCAGAGCGTCGGCCATTCCCAGACAAGGCCAAAGTCCTGCTTGCAAGTCTGGAAGAAGCCCACGAGAATTTAGCTGATATGTGTTGGCTCGAGATAAAATTGGATGAGGCTGGCAGCAACTATCAGCTCGCGTAGATTTTTCGCTGGCATATACTCTGGGCTCAGGCCGATGATTGGAGATTGCTGGTTCGCAGATGGTCTCAGCGCTTTGTTGAAGCGGATATTAAAGCTCGCTGGTTCGTtcagagagatatatatttgAATGAGGAAGCCCAGGCTCTGCGAAAGTCACTAGAGCTGTCTGCGGATGGCAAAGAGGTGGCTGCTATGAGATCCCAGCTCAGTATGTACTGCGAGGAGCTTCAGAGCCTCGATCGAAAGTACTGGGATGCTTGCCGACTCGCTAGAAGTTGGAAGGAGATATACCTGTAGGATCTCTTAGTCGAGCTTTCAAAGCACACAGAAGCAATCCGGACTGGTATCTCTGTGAGTGGCTGCGCCAGGACTGTGCTGGGCGCGGTGGGTGCCGTAGACGAGATTATGGATGCTGTGAAAAGTCTCGACGAACACACCGCGATTTAAATCAAGAACACTGCGCCAGTgcttgtggttgttgtgttCGCACCAGGCCAAACCATAGAAAGAATGAGCAGGCAAGGTGTAACGACGTTGAGGAATTTCCATTCGGCATTGTTGCTAACAAGACACTGTATTCTGCGCGAATTTTCCGTGCATATATCTGGGGACTGAGTTTCCTTGATGAACTTAATCTGATTGGAACCTTTCACTGATTTACCAAGGCTTAAAGATTATTCATATTGCTTGTAGTTCTAAATGGGCTTATCGATACGGGTGACGTCAGATGACTGGGTTTATGAGATTGAGGTATTCGACGTACTGATTAGGTGATTTGCTCGAGAAAAGAATGGAAGAAGTTACAAGAATGCTACTCTCCGCTTTCAGTAAATCATAGAGTATACTCGGAGACGATGTTCTACTGCGTACGGCCAATATGTACTAGATCTCCGCTCCGAAGACGGAAGTGACCGCTCCCCGCTTCAACATCATCTTCCATTTCATTCCATCTTCGTACATCTCAACGATCATGATCTGCAGCTCTTGCTTATAGTAATTCAATTTCTTTGCTTGTCTTGCTCTAGTTTCAACTGCTTGTTTATGGCAAGAAAATGGTAGTGTTTGTCGACTTGGACGATGATGCTTTCAGCAACCAGCATCATCTCCCCGGAGGTCCAGAGGATGCCTTGCTCCAGAGCTTCATCACCAGGCCTGAAAAGGCATCATTAATGCCATCTTCGAAGCGGATGAGCGACTCTACTACAGATGAAAGCTCTGTCGATTCATCCGATCATCTTTCGACAGATCGATATTCCAACCAGACTACCTTCTCAGCTGCTTTGAGCTGCTATCCGTATGGACCACTACTACCGATAGCTTGTCTCCATGCTTCAGGTGTGAGTGCTAACCTTGGAAATGATTGATTGTAGAATTATCAAGGAGCTAGCCCGATGCGTGGATCTGAATACACTACACGCGCTCTCGCAGACCTGTCGCCAATTCTATACGAACCTAACGCCGTACCGACAACAACTCACTAAGCGGACCCTGCGTTGCGAGAATGAATACATCGAGACCTTGTCGGATATGTTAAATAGCGGCGCTGCTATTCCGGAAAGTGTCAAATCCGTTATCCAACTCCTTAGCCAGGGTACCGGACAATCTGGGAGAATGACTCGGGGGAAGGTTAGCAAATGCGCAAGAGATATGGTGGGCGAGTGTCGGAGGTGCTCAAAAGTTATCTGCAGAGTGAGATGCCCTGGACATCATCGACTTGGCCGCTGCGACATACTGACCAGTGTCGCTTCAGAATTGCACAATCAAAACCCCGACCAACGCCATGCTTAAGAACCGCATTCGTCGACTATGCATCACTTGTCGCACTGTTCCGATTTCCCAACACATGGCATACTCCGCATCACAAGACATGCAAACAGTTTCACCATTTGACCCCTCGAGCTTCACTGCACCCGCATTCTTGCGTACACCGTGCTCATGTGAGGACGCCGTCTGGCTATGCTACCAATGTGGACATACCATCCGCAGAGAAGATACCACATATCGTCGGGTATGGGCCTGGCGTACGCGGTATAGTACCCATCTGGGTGGATTGGGAACGGGACTTGGTGAAGGTTGTCAGGGTGTCAAATGCGGTCGAGGGGAGAGTTGCCTGGCGGCCCAAGAGATTGAACTGGAACTCGTAAGTGAAGCGGATGACGATCCTGATGGTCTACATAACCACGGGCTTCTACAACATACCGGTGAGAACACCATATCGACTCTAGACGACGAAGAGCCGGGTTACTTCCGCCAGGAGATTGTTGGAATCGGAGGGAGGTTCAAGCAGAAGGTCAAGAGGAGGGTTATGGTGGGGGCTTGTGTTCCTGAGTATGAGGATGAACGTGATACTGGACGATATCTGATtcgagaagaggaggggaagcatCGGGGATGGTGTGGATGGTGCTGGAGGGTAATTCCAGCTAAGAACGAGACTATGAATGACTATAACCCATGATAGATTGATAGATTGTATATATAATCCAGCCAGCTGCTCTCCCATGCCAGTTatgcccgaagatcatgcaGTCTCTTAAGAAAAGATCTCTTTGACCCCTTATTTTGTGTGCTGACTGATGGTTGATTCGCCCCGCTCCACCCGGGCAATCACTGCGGGGCTGAATCAGTTGGTCCGCTGAGTGTCAACGCTGTCAAATCTCTCTTTGCTTGTCTCACTCCCACCTCCTATTCTTCTTTTGCCCCTCCTCCTGCTATATTCCACCTCTATTTGAGTACGATTTTTCGCTGCGAGAACCTATTTTTGCGCTCACTGCCGATTAAAACTCTCACCCCGTCCTGAACCCGAGCGCACTCTCGATCCAACCCCGGCGCCATGGCTGATTTACAAGGTCGCAAGATCTACAAGGTCTTCGGGCAGGATTTCATTGTTGGCGACAGATACCATGTCACCAAGGAACTGGGTCAGGGTGCATACGGTATTGTCTGGTAGGTACTCCTATTCCAGCCGGTACTTCTGTCGGGCTGTCTCGCGCGCTTGCATTCGACCATTGAAAGAACAATGCTGATGAACAACCTCGTTCTCTAGCGCCGCAAACGACACCGTGACGGGTGATGGCGTCGCCATCAAAAAGGTGACCAATGTGTTCAGCAAGAAGATCTTGGCCAAGCGCGCCCTGAGAGAAATTAAGCTGTTGCAGCACTTCCGCGGCCACCGTAACGTACGTTTCCCATATGATACCATTGTGCTTGAATCCTCCGGCAAGATGCAATGCTGACAGCGACAGATTACCTGTCTGTATGATATGGACATTCCTCGTCCGGAGAACTTCAATGAAACATATCTGTACGAAGGTGGGGTTGCCCCTCCCCTTTAATTATCCGTCACAACGCTGACCCTTTCCGTCTAGAATTGATGGAGTGTGATTTGGCCGCTATCATTCGTTCCGGACAGCCCTTGACCGATGCGCATTTCCAATCTTTCGTTTACCAAATCCTCTGCGGTCTGAAGTACATCCATTCGGCAAATGTCTTGCATCGTGACTTGAAGCCCGGTAATTTGCTGGTCAATGCGGACTGTGAACTCAAGATTTGTGATTTTGGTCTCGCGCGCGGTTTCTCAATCGATCCTGAGGAGAATGCTGGTTACATGACTGAATACGTCGCGACAAGATGGTACCGTGCCCCGGAAATTATGTTGAGCTTCCAGAGCTACACCAAAGCTAGTACGTTTTATTGTCAGGTCTCTCTGTTACAAGTGATACTAACCCCGACAGTTGACGTGTGGTCCGTCGGCTGTATCCTGGCCGAACTCCTCGGCGGCCGCCCCTTCTTCAAGGGCCGTGATTACGTCGACCAACTCAACCAAATCCTGCACTACCTGGGCACCCCCAACGAAGAAACCCTGAGCCGCATCGGCTCCCCCCGCGCCCAGGAATACGTCCGCAACCTCCCCTTCATGCCCAAGATCCCCTTCGACCGACTCTTCCCCAACGCCAACCCTGACGCCCTCGACCTCCTCGACCGCATGCTCGCCTTCGACCCCACCTCGCGTATTTCCGTCGAGCAGGCCCTCGAGCACCCCTACCTTCACATCTGGCACGACGCCTCTGACGAACCCTCCTGTCCCTCGACCTTCGATTTCCACTTCGAAGTCGTCGAGGACGTCGCCGAGATGCGCAAGATGATCTACGAGGAAGTTGTCAATTTCCGCGCTGCCGTGAGGCAACAATCCCAGGCTCACGCCGCCGCCGTTGCtgcccagcagcaacaattGGGCAACGTCCCGATTCCCGAGGGCCAGCATGGTGGCTGGAAGCATGAGGAGCCTAAGCCGCAGGAGGCTGGTGGCGGTGGGGGTCCTGCCAACGACCTTGAGGCGTCGCTAGCGCGGGGGATGGATGCTCATCATCGTTGATTTGGTTTTTCTGGATCTTGTCAGAGTACTATTCTGGGGTCGCGGGGCGATTCCCAGGATGCTCATCTCGTAGAAACGAAAGTGTGCTTTCTCTTGATTGTTTCTACTTTTCACATCTTCAATCTGCTGCATGTTTTGCCATCTAAATAGAACTTTTTTGTATTGTCCTTCACTGTGTCTGTGTATGCAAGCATAGACAGCGAGGCGTTGGTTACCAGGATGTGATGCATGAAAAGCAATCACCCTTGTTTTACTACTATCAATTGTTAATTACCAGGTGTAAGTACATGGGTATGATCTATCTAAGTAACCCGCTTTGCTTCTATATAAAAGTGATCAGGCTGTATTCCAGAAATGCAAATcaatacaaaaaaaaaaaaaaaacagacATCGCTCGTGAAATCATGAGATCGTACAACTCCAGCCTTGAAAACAGAAAACAAATGATGAAAATGAAACCAAATCTCAAGCTCAAGCTCAAATATGCAACGAAAATCGCAGATCAAACCAAAATGGAAACAATCAATAATAATACCCCCTCCACCAAACCCCCATACAAGCGGCAACCACCAAATCCAACATCTTAATtccctcatc from Aspergillus chevalieri M1 DNA, chromosome 1, nearly complete sequence includes the following:
- a CDS encoding uncharacterized protein (COG:S;~EggNog:ENOG410PNG1), producing the protein MVVFVDLDDDAFSNQHHLPGGPEDALLQSFITRPEKASLMPSSKRMSDSTTDESSVDSSDHLSTDRYSNQTTFSAALSCYPIIKELARCVDLNTLHALSQTCRQFYTNLTPYRQQLTKRTLRCENEYIETLSDMLNSGAAIPESVKSVIQLLSQGTGQSGRMTRGKVSKCARDMVGECRRCSKVICRNCTIKTPTNAMLKNRIRRLCITCRTVPISQHMAYSASQDMQTVSPFDPSSFTAPAFLRTPCSCEDAVWLCYQCGHTIRREDTTYRRVWAWRTRYSTHLGGLGTGLGEGCQGVKCGRGESCLAAQEIELELVSEADDDPDGLHNHGLLQHTGENTISTLDDEEPGYFRQEIVGIGGRFKQKVKRRVMVGACVPEYEDERDTGRYLIREEEGKHRGWCGWCWRVIPAKNETMNDYNP
- the mpkA gene encoding mitogen-activated serine/threonine-protein kinase SLT2 (COG:T;~EggNog:ENOG410PFQD;~InterPro:IPR017441,IPR008271,IPR003527,IPR000719, IPR011009;~PFAM:PF07714,PF00069;~go_function: GO:0004672 - protein kinase activity [Evidence IEA];~go_function: GO:0004707 - MAP kinase activity [Evidence IEA];~go_function: GO:0005524 - ATP binding [Evidence IEA];~go_process: GO:0006468 - protein phosphorylation [Evidence IEA]) codes for the protein MADLQGRKIYKVFGQDFIVGDRYHVTKELGQGAYGIVCAANDTVTGDGVAIKKVTNVFSKKILAKRALREIKLLQHFRGHRNITCLYDMDIPRPENFNETYLYEELMECDLAAIIRSGQPLTDAHFQSFVYQILCGLKYIHSANVLHRDLKPGNLLVNADCELKICDFGLARGFSIDPEENAGYMTEYVATRWYRAPEIMLSFQSYTKAIDVWSVGCILAELLGGRPFFKGRDYVDQLNQILHYLGTPNEETLSRIGSPRAQEYVRNLPFMPKIPFDRLFPNANPDALDLLDRMLAFDPTSRISVEQALEHPYLHIWHDASDEPSCPSTFDFHFEVVEDVAEMRKMIYEEVVNFRAAVRQQSQAHAAAVAAQQQQLGNVPIPEGQHGGWKHEEPKPQEAGGGGGPANDLEASLARGMDAHHR